One region of Micromonospora lupini genomic DNA includes:
- a CDS encoding PP2C family protein-serine/threonine phosphatase, whose protein sequence is MTLKLRSVGTSDRGLIRSGNQDALHAGTWLVAVADGMGGMAAGDLASSLTIDAVAPLDVETPEDALVAALQDGIALATARIRQAVADDPERQGMGTTLTALLFARTGSCLALAHVGDSRAYLFREGVLKQVTRDDTFVQMLVDQGVITADQASSHPRRAVVTQALQGEDVSPSYATMVPRAGDRWLLCSDGLSNVVRPDTLAEVLTAYPDRSACAGKLIDLALHAGGPDNVTVVVADVVEE, encoded by the coding sequence ATGACCCTGAAGCTGCGTTCCGTGGGAACGAGCGACCGTGGGCTGATCCGCAGCGGAAACCAGGACGCCCTGCACGCCGGCACCTGGCTCGTCGCCGTCGCCGACGGCATGGGCGGAATGGCCGCCGGTGACCTGGCCAGCTCGCTCACCATCGACGCGGTCGCACCGCTGGACGTGGAGACACCCGAGGACGCTCTGGTGGCGGCCCTCCAGGACGGCATCGCGCTGGCCACCGCCCGCATCCGGCAGGCGGTCGCCGACGACCCCGAGCGCCAGGGCATGGGCACCACGCTCACCGCTCTGCTCTTCGCCCGTACCGGCAGCTGCCTGGCCCTCGCCCACGTCGGTGACTCCCGGGCCTACCTGTTCCGGGAGGGCGTCCTCAAGCAGGTCACCCGCGACGACACCTTCGTCCAGATGCTCGTCGACCAGGGCGTCATCACCGCGGACCAGGCCAGCAGCCACCCGCGCCGGGCCGTCGTCACCCAGGCGTTGCAGGGCGAGGACGTCTCCCCGTCGTACGCGACGATGGTGCCCCGGGCCGGCGACCGGTGGCTGCTGTGCAGCGACGGCCTCTCCAACGTCGTCCGCCCGGACACCCTGGCCGAGGTGCTCACCGCCTACCCGGACCGGTCCGCCTGCGCCGGCAAGCTGATCGACCTGGCGCTGCACGCCGGCGGGCCGGACAACGTCACAGTTGTGGTGGCCGACGTCGTCGAGGAGTAG